In Pseudomonadota bacterium, one genomic interval encodes:
- the rplT gene encoding 50S ribosomal protein L20, with product MARVKRSVAGRVRRKKILRKAKGYYGARRKTFRVAKQAVIKAGQYAYRDRRQRKREFRSLWIARINAAVRPHGLSYSRFINGLKLAGIEIDRKALAELAIHEPDGFAAIARQATDALAARPTAAAS from the coding sequence ATGGCACGAGTCAAGCGTTCCGTCGCCGGCCGCGTCCGGCGCAAGAAGATTCTTCGTAAGGCCAAGGGCTACTACGGCGCGCGTCGCAAGACCTTCCGCGTCGCCAAACAGGCGGTCATCAAGGCCGGCCAGTACGCCTATCGTGACCGCCGTCAGCGCAAGCGTGAGTTCCGCTCCCTGTGGATCGCACGTATCAACGCTGCCGTGCGCCCCCACGGCCTGTCCTACAGCCGATTTATCAACGGCCTGAAGCTCGCTGGGATCGAGATCGACCGCAAGGCCCTTGCGGAGCTCGCGATCCATGAGCCGGACGGGTTTGCGGCGATCGCCAGGCAGGCGACCGACGCACTTGCCGCCCGGCCCACCGCTGCTGCGAGCTAG
- the pheS gene encoding phenylalanine--tRNA ligase subunit alpha, with product MEPLGELLARATSEVEAAADAAALDEVRVRYLGKKGALTERLKGLSALPGDQRRDAGREINVAKGQLQQLLNSRRETLAAAALAERLASERIDVTLPGRGVATGGLHPVTRTMQRVEALFSQVGFDVAEGPEIEDDFHNFEALNIPEHHPARAMHDTFYMQGEKWLLRTHTSPVQIREMLSSEPPVRLIAPGRVYRCDSDVTHTPMFHQIEGLVVDENISFANLKHVLHEFVQQFFEQSLALRLRPSYFPFTEPSAEVDIGCVICGGEGCRVCSGTGWLEIAGCGMVHPNVLRHAKVDPERYTGYAFGMGVERLAMLRYHVDDLRLFFENDVRFLQQFN from the coding sequence GTGGAACCCCTAGGCGAACTGTTGGCGCGTGCCACCAGTGAGGTAGAGGCCGCAGCAGATGCCGCGGCGCTCGACGAGGTGCGCGTGCGCTACCTCGGCAAAAAGGGTGCGCTCACGGAGCGCCTCAAGGGCCTTAGTGCGCTGCCGGGCGATCAGCGGCGCGATGCGGGGCGTGAGATCAACGTCGCCAAGGGGCAGCTTCAGCAGCTGCTCAACTCACGTCGCGAAACCCTCGCGGCCGCCGCGCTCGCCGAGCGCCTCGCTAGTGAGCGGATCGATGTCACCTTGCCGGGGCGAGGGGTAGCCACCGGTGGTCTGCATCCGGTAACGCGGACCATGCAGCGGGTAGAGGCCCTGTTCAGCCAGGTGGGCTTCGACGTAGCCGAGGGTCCGGAGATCGAAGACGACTTCCACAACTTCGAAGCCCTCAACATCCCCGAACACCATCCCGCGCGTGCCATGCACGACACCTTCTACATGCAGGGGGAGAAGTGGCTGCTTCGCACGCACACCTCGCCGGTGCAGATCCGCGAGATGCTGAGCAGCGAGCCGCCTGTGCGCCTGATCGCACCGGGGCGGGTGTACCGCTGCGATTCCGATGTTACTCATACGCCTATGTTCCATCAGATCGAAGGACTGGTGGTTGATGAAAACATCAGCTTCGCTAACTTGAAGCACGTGTTGCACGAGTTTGTGCAGCAGTTCTTCGAGCAGTCGCTAGCGTTGCGCCTGCGGCCGTCCTACTTCCCGTTCACGGAGCCCTCGGCGGAGGTCGACATCGGCTGCGTGATCTGTGGTGGCGAAGGCTGCCGCGTATGTTCGGGCACGGGGTGGCTGGAGATCGCCGGCTGCGGCATGGTCCATCCGAACGTGCTGCGCCACGCGAAGGTAGATCCGGAGCGCTACACCGGATACGCCTTCGGCATGGGCGTGGAACGACTCGCCATGCTCCGCTACCACGTAGACGATCTGCGTCTGTTCTTCGAGAACGACGTTCGCTTCCTGCAGCAATTCAACTGA
- the infC gene encoding translation initiation factor IF-3, giving the protein MAQGGNKRARRNAEIEAREVRVIDQEGEQAGVMAARDALRMAQDAGLDLVEVSPNADPPVCRIMDYGKFDFERKKREREAKKKTTHTQIKEVKFRPNTDTGDYAVKLRNLKRFLEHGDKAKVTVRFRGREMAHQDIGRRVLERVKEDLIELGTVEQFPKMEGRQMVMVISPKKKQ; this is encoded by the coding sequence ATCGCACAGGGCGGCAACAAGCGCGCGCGGCGCAACGCGGAGATCGAAGCCCGGGAAGTCCGAGTCATCGATCAGGAAGGCGAGCAGGCGGGCGTCATGGCAGCACGAGACGCATTGCGCATGGCGCAAGACGCGGGGTTGGATCTGGTGGAGGTATCACCGAACGCGGATCCTCCCGTGTGCCGGATCATGGATTACGGCAAGTTCGACTTCGAACGTAAGAAGCGCGAGCGCGAAGCTAAGAAGAAGACTACGCATACGCAGATCAAGGAAGTGAAGTTCCGGCCGAATACGGACACCGGCGACTACGCGGTCAAGCTGCGTAACCTGAAGCGGTTCTTGGAGCACGGAGACAAGGCCAAAGTCACCGTGCGCTTCCGCGGCAGGGAAATGGCCCACCAGGACATCGGACGACGTGTACTGGAGCGGGTGAAGGAAGATCTCATCGAGTTAGGCACCGTTGAGCAATTCCCGAAGATGGAAGGTCGTCAAATGGTGATGGTGATCTCGCCTAAGAAGAAGCAGTAG
- the rpmI gene encoding 50S ribosomal protein L35 — MPKMKSNSGANKRFRKTANGFKRNQSHRRHILTKKSTKRKRHLRPHTQVAEQDVKMLSRLLPYV, encoded by the coding sequence ATGCCCAAGATGAAGAGCAATAGTGGCGCTAACAAGCGGTTTCGCAAAACTGCGAACGGCTTCAAGCGCAATCAGTCGCATCGTCGTCACATCCTGACGAAGAAGAGCACCAAGCGTAAGCGCCACCTACGCCCCCACACCCAAGTGGCCGAGCAAGATGTGAAGATGCTCAGCCGCCTGCTGCCGTACGTGTAA